The following coding sequences are from one Betaproteobacteria bacterium window:
- a CDS encoding response regulator yields the protein MQRSDFRFAVLFLVIAVLVCGAGAAVYGLQASQLHRREVGRLESVAVLKARQIEEWLRERRGDAKVLAQGILDAEELSRLFAGPEGRRAADILVRLNLVRHYYGYAGIEVFDPQGRRRLYIGEPWHDRLDLHSGVQGDLRESGEPVLIDFSPSATAPQHRSELSFAVGVHSTTPGGTTLAAVVLLNIDPSATLFPALRTWPAPTRSARTHLVERQGDHALVLLGHDDQDISAAPRRIERTQTQLPVVQALFQGKRIIDGIDSRGIPVLAVAEAIDGTPWVMIAKVDRDEVLGDLRDLALQTTFAALGVLLAAAAILLLLLRQQRLLAAVRLAQRERAFQGILDQSADGVFIIGSDYRCVYANRQAGALVGRTPGDLLGMLLWQLVPPERLDEVRAGVEKIRAERHLRSDLVLLRKNGSRVPVELNAIVLPDGNLLGSCRDMTEQKRVALELEAHRHHLEDMVAERTRDLEEARLHAVTATRTKSQFLANMSHEIRTPINAIIGLTHRLRKTHPTPEQGERLAKVAASADHLLAIINDILDFSKIEAGKLQVERTRFEPRALVDRVCTMIVERAQAKGLELVVDCEDLPHAVEGDPTRIAQALLNYLSNAVKFTEAGSVILRASVLEQDDRSVLARFEVQDTGIGISAEHMQRLFEPFEQADSSTTRRFGGTGLGLVVTRSLARLMGGDAGASSTLGVGSTFWLTLRLGVVSHEILAPGAKHFAGKRVLVADDLPITRSVLERLITGMEMECEAVGTGLAAVAAYHAARSAGRDFDYALLDFHMPDIDGIETFQLIREAAGAASPAGFLVTASGDESLGLRAGKAGMAGVLLKPLSTRTLAQALDAGPPSAAVLTERAANPAGAEERLRARGPGTRILLAEDDPINQEVAVELLADVGLTVDIVCDGEEAVVLAAGNPYDLVLMDMQMPHVDGLEATRRIRDLPGWAHTPVVAMTANAFPEDKAACMAAGMSDFVSKPVDPDALYIVLAKWLAPAPAPETTPGAAQGKAPR from the coding sequence ATGCAGCGGTCCGATTTCCGCTTCGCAGTCCTGTTCTTGGTCATCGCAGTTCTGGTCTGCGGGGCGGGCGCTGCCGTGTATGGCTTGCAGGCGAGCCAGTTGCACCGGCGCGAGGTCGGGCGGCTGGAGTCGGTTGCGGTGCTCAAGGCGAGGCAGATCGAGGAATGGCTGCGGGAGCGGCGTGGGGACGCCAAGGTTCTTGCCCAGGGCATTCTGGATGCGGAGGAGCTCTCCCGACTCTTTGCAGGTCCCGAGGGGAGGCGGGCGGCGGATATCCTGGTTCGCCTCAATCTGGTACGGCACTACTACGGCTACGCCGGCATCGAGGTCTTCGACCCCCAGGGGCGGCGCCGCTTGTACATTGGCGAACCCTGGCACGACCGGCTGGACCTCCACTCCGGCGTACAAGGGGATCTGCGGGAGAGCGGTGAGCCGGTGCTCATCGATTTTTCGCCGTCGGCCACCGCGCCGCAACATCGCAGCGAGTTGTCCTTTGCCGTGGGGGTGCATTCCACGACCCCCGGTGGCACGACCCTCGCTGCCGTGGTGCTGCTCAATATCGACCCGAGCGCCACCCTGTTCCCAGCCCTGCGCACCTGGCCCGCGCCCACGCGCAGTGCCCGGACCCATCTCGTGGAACGCCAGGGCGATCACGCGCTGGTCCTGCTCGGGCACGATGACCAAGATATCTCTGCGGCACCGCGCCGCATCGAGCGGACGCAGACCCAACTTCCGGTGGTCCAGGCCCTGTTTCAGGGCAAGCGCATCATCGACGGGATCGACTCCCGGGGAATCCCCGTCCTCGCCGTCGCGGAAGCGATCGACGGAACCCCCTGGGTCATGATCGCCAAGGTCGATCGGGACGAGGTTCTCGGCGATCTGCGCGACCTTGCCCTGCAGACGACCTTTGCGGCGCTCGGGGTGCTCCTCGCTGCTGCGGCGATCCTCTTGCTGCTCCTGCGGCAGCAGCGCCTGCTCGCGGCGGTACGCCTGGCGCAGCGGGAGCGGGCCTTCCAGGGGATCCTCGATCAGTCGGCCGATGGTGTCTTCATCATCGGAAGCGACTACCGCTGCGTGTACGCCAACCGCCAGGCAGGCGCACTGGTCGGCCGCACACCAGGCGACCTGCTGGGGATGCTGCTGTGGCAACTGGTGCCCCCCGAGCGCCTGGACGAGGTAAGGGCCGGAGTGGAAAAAATTCGGGCTGAGCGGCACCTGCGCAGCGATCTCGTCTTGCTGCGCAAGAATGGCTCCCGCGTACCGGTGGAATTGAATGCCATCGTCCTGCCCGATGGAAATCTTCTCGGCTCCTGCCGGGATATGACCGAGCAGAAACGGGTTGCACTCGAACTGGAGGCTCACCGTCACCATCTGGAGGACATGGTTGCAGAGCGCACTCGGGATCTGGAGGAAGCCCGCCTGCATGCGGTGACCGCCACCCGGACCAAGAGTCAGTTTCTGGCCAATATGAGCCATGAAATCCGCACGCCGATCAACGCCATCATCGGGCTGACCCATCGCCTGCGCAAAACCCATCCCACCCCGGAGCAGGGCGAGCGTCTGGCCAAGGTTGCCGCATCCGCCGACCATCTCCTGGCGATCATCAACGACATCCTGGATTTTTCCAAGATCGAGGCGGGAAAGTTGCAGGTGGAAAGGACGCGCTTCGAACCGCGAGCCCTGGTCGACCGGGTCTGCACCATGATCGTGGAGCGGGCACAGGCCAAGGGCCTGGAACTGGTGGTCGATTGCGAAGACCTGCCCCATGCGGTGGAGGGGGATCCGACCCGCATCGCCCAGGCCTTGCTCAACTACCTGAGCAATGCGGTCAAGTTTACCGAGGCGGGGAGCGTGATCCTGCGCGCTTCCGTGCTGGAACAGGACGACAGGAGCGTGCTGGCCCGCTTCGAGGTGCAGGATACCGGGATCGGCATTTCAGCCGAGCATATGCAACGGCTGTTCGAACCGTTCGAGCAGGCTGATTCCTCCACGACGCGCCGCTTTGGCGGGACCGGGCTGGGTCTGGTCGTGACCCGCAGCCTTGCCCGCCTGATGGGCGGAGACGCCGGGGCAAGTAGCACTCTGGGGGTTGGTAGCACCTTCTGGCTGACGCTGCGGCTGGGCGTCGTGTCCCATGAGATCCTTGCACCAGGGGCGAAGCACTTTGCCGGGAAACGGGTTCTGGTGGCCGATGACCTTCCCATCACCCGCAGCGTCCTGGAACGCCTGATCACTGGCATGGAGATGGAGTGTGAGGCCGTCGGGACGGGGCTTGCGGCGGTCGCCGCCTATCACGCCGCTCGGAGCGCCGGTCGCGATTTCGACTACGCTCTGCTCGATTTCCACATGCCGGATATCGACGGTATCGAAACCTTCCAGCTCATTCGTGAAGCCGCCGGAGCCGCGTCGCCCGCCGGATTCCTGGTGACGGCGTCCGGCGACGAAAGCCTCGGACTGCGGGCCGGCAAGGCCGGCATGGCGGGCGTCCTCCTCAAGCCCCTGAGTACGCGGACCCTCGCCCAGGCGCTGGATGCGGGCCCTCCTTCAGCCGCCGTGCTTACGGAACGGGCGGCGAACCCGGCCGGTGCCGAAGAGCGTTTGCGTGCCCGGGGTCCGGGTACCCGAATCCTCCTGGCCGAGGACGATCCGATCAATCAGGAGGTCGCTGTCGAACTCTTGGCCGATGTGGGGCTGACCGTCGATATTGTCTGCGACGGTGAGGAAGCGGTCGTTCTTGCCGCCGGAAATCCTTACGATCTGGTGCTGATGGACATGCAAATGCCCCACGTCGACGGCCTGGAGGCAACCCGAAGAATCAGGGATTTGCCAGGCTGGGCGCACACGCCGGTCGTGGCCATGACCGCGAACGCTTTTCCTGAAGACAAGGCTGCCTGCATGGCTGCGGGGATGAGCGATTTCGTGAGCAAACCGGTCGACCCGGACGCCCTGTACATCGTCCTGGCCAAATGGCTCGCGCCCGCCCCGGCCCCGGAGACGACACCGGGAGCCGCCCAGGGGAAAGCCCCTCGGTGA
- a CDS encoding CoA ester lyase: MKSPAQVLFSGETPFPILPAVDHYAGSERLILKALDLQAQLGPIFDITCDCEDGAPAGAEAAHAEMVAGLIASPGNRYDRVGLRIHDITHPHWRRDLEITLPRCGDRLPFITLPKACRLDDVRTQIASLRQIEAALGIERPIPVHVLIETHGALRQVWDIAALPGVESLDFGLMDFVSGHHGAIPAWAMTSPGQFEHPLVARAKAEISAAALANGIVPTHNVTTELKDIEVIRNDARRAREQFAYLRMWSIHPNQILPIVEALRPDFSEVETAMAILTAAQDNAWGPIQHAGKLHDRASYRYWFDLLARARVTGMALPEAARQRFFPTS, from the coding sequence ATGAAATCGCCCGCCCAAGTCCTGTTCAGCGGGGAAACCCCCTTCCCGATTCTGCCAGCCGTCGACCACTACGCCGGCTCCGAGCGGCTCATCCTGAAAGCGCTCGACCTCCAGGCCCAGTTGGGGCCCATTTTCGACATCACCTGCGATTGCGAAGACGGCGCCCCCGCCGGGGCCGAAGCCGCCCACGCCGAGATGGTGGCCGGACTGATCGCCTCCCCCGGCAATCGCTACGACCGCGTCGGGCTACGCATCCACGACATCACCCATCCCCACTGGCGACGGGATCTGGAAATCACCCTCCCCCGCTGCGGTGACCGGCTTCCCTTCATCACCCTGCCCAAGGCCTGCCGACTCGACGACGTGCGGACCCAGATCGCCTCCCTGCGACAGATCGAAGCGGCTTTAGGCATCGAGCGGCCCATCCCTGTCCATGTGCTGATCGAAACCCACGGCGCCCTGCGCCAGGTCTGGGACATCGCCGCCCTGCCCGGCGTCGAGAGCCTGGATTTCGGCCTGATGGACTTCGTTTCCGGCCACCACGGCGCCATCCCCGCCTGGGCCATGACCAGCCCGGGGCAGTTCGAGCATCCCCTGGTCGCCCGGGCCAAGGCCGAAATTTCCGCCGCCGCCCTGGCCAACGGCATCGTCCCCACCCACAACGTAACCACGGAACTGAAGGATATCGAAGTCATCCGCAACGACGCCCGGCGCGCGCGGGAACAGTTCGCCTACCTGCGCATGTGGAGCATCCACCCCAACCAGATCCTCCCCATCGTCGAAGCCTTGCGCCCCGATTTTTCCGAGGTGGAGACTGCCATGGCCATTCTGACGGCGGCCCAGGACAACGCCTGGGGCCCGATCCAGCATGCCGGCAAACTGCACGACCGGGCGTCCTATCGCTACTGGTTCGACCTCCTGGCCCGGGCCCGGGTCACCGGCATGGCGCTGCCCGAAGCCGCGCGGCAACGCTTCTTCCCCACGTCCTGA
- a CDS encoding pseudouridylate synthase: MLRLLYRDDRVAIIDKPPGLLVHRSQVDRRETRFAIQLLRDQIGRRVWPAHRLDRGTSGVLVFALDEEAARCLGTQFQAGRVSKTYRAIVRGHPAESLIIDHPLEPIDDPYLRSPDAQASPARNALTHLKRLGVFELDIRVDRYPSSRYAYVELEPETGRRHQLRRHLKHIAHPIIGDSTYGKGRHNRLFAERFGAGRLLLACTAITWQHPDDGRPIKTEAPVGDSFAATLALLGWGGDQ; this comes from the coding sequence ATGCTGCGGCTGCTCTACCGGGACGACCGGGTCGCCATCATCGACAAACCCCCGGGCCTCCTGGTCCACCGCTCCCAGGTGGACCGCCGGGAAACCCGCTTCGCCATCCAGTTGCTGCGCGATCAGATCGGGCGCCGGGTCTGGCCGGCCCATCGCCTCGACCGGGGCACCTCCGGTGTCCTGGTCTTCGCGCTGGACGAGGAAGCCGCGCGCTGTCTCGGCACCCAGTTCCAGGCAGGCCGGGTAAGCAAGACCTACCGGGCCATCGTCCGGGGCCACCCCGCGGAATCCCTGATCATCGACCACCCCTTGGAGCCCATTGACGATCCTTACCTCCGCTCCCCCGACGCGCAAGCCTCACCGGCCAGAAACGCCCTCACCCACCTGAAGCGCCTGGGGGTCTTCGAACTCGATATCCGCGTCGATCGCTACCCGAGCAGCCGCTACGCCTACGTCGAACTGGAGCCGGAAACGGGCCGCCGGCACCAGTTGCGCCGCCACCTCAAGCACATCGCCCACCCCATCATCGGCGATTCCACCTACGGCAAGGGGCGCCATAACCGCCTGTTCGCAGAACGCTTCGGCGCGGGCCGGCTGCTGCTCGCCTGTACTGCCATCACCTGGCAACACCCGGACGACGGGCGCCCCATAAAAACCGAAGCGCCAGTGGGCGACAGCTTCGCCGCCACACTGGCGCTTCTGGGCTGGGGCGGCGATCAGTAA
- a CDS encoding CBS domain-containing protein, whose product MPRRLIADIISGRTLITGHKNDTVRDACRVMAQNRIGALLVVEGDRLAGIFTERDALNKVLAAGLDPDETKVAQVMVADLQTIRPSKPLAYALHMMAEGGFRHVPVLDDQGRPVGMVSARDALGADLVELERELKRQEQLESSIGY is encoded by the coding sequence ATGCCAAGAAGACTGATTGCAGACATTATTTCCGGCCGCACCTTGATTACCGGCCACAAGAACGACACGGTCCGTGACGCATGCAGGGTCATGGCGCAGAACAGAATTGGAGCTTTGCTGGTTGTCGAGGGTGACCGGCTGGCGGGCATCTTCACCGAGCGTGATGCCTTGAACAAGGTGCTTGCCGCGGGCCTTGATCCGGATGAAACGAAGGTCGCTCAAGTGATGGTTGCGGATCTTCAGACCATCCGGCCTTCAAAGCCCCTCGCCTATGCGTTGCACATGATGGCCGAAGGCGGGTTTCGTCATGTTCCCGTTCTGGACGACCAAGGCCGCCCCGTGGGGATGGTATCTGCCCGGGATGCTTTGGGGGCAGATCTGGTGGAACTGGAGCGGGAACTCAAACGCCAGGAGCAGCTCGAGTCGTCGATCGGTTACTGA
- a CDS encoding excisionase family DNA-binding protein, which produces MPNLLTCTTRQAARTLGISVGTVQSLVEDGRLRAWKTPGGHRRIFLDSVAALLAAPGNPGLPSKAFEILIAAETPDEGRILGAALATGIAEAAIRVAHGGYEVLLRLGERRPDVLVVDLALADIDGFQLLSALNHHPNARPGQVLALNGLCSSEVKRRGGLPAGIPIFCKPVSEPALMELIAAFRDTWLINMGVRR; this is translated from the coding sequence ATGCCCAATCTGCTGACCTGTACGACACGCCAAGCCGCCAGAACCCTCGGCATCAGCGTGGGAACGGTCCAGTCCTTGGTAGAGGATGGACGCCTACGGGCCTGGAAGACCCCGGGGGGACACCGCAGAATTTTTCTGGATTCTGTCGCCGCACTGCTTGCCGCGCCAGGAAACCCCGGCCTGCCCAGTAAAGCCTTCGAGATCCTCATCGCTGCCGAGACACCTGATGAGGGCCGGATCCTTGGCGCCGCCCTGGCGACAGGCATCGCCGAGGCCGCAATACGCGTGGCGCACGGGGGATATGAGGTACTCCTCAGGCTGGGCGAGCGCCGCCCTGACGTGCTGGTCGTTGACCTTGCGCTTGCCGACATCGACGGCTTCCAGCTTCTCTCCGCACTGAATCACCATCCGAACGCGCGTCCGGGACAAGTCCTTGCCCTGAACGGCCTGTGCAGCAGCGAGGTGAAGCGCCGTGGCGGGCTCCCGGCCGGCATTCCGATCTTTTGCAAGCCGGTCTCCGAGCCAGCCCTGATGGAACTGATTGCAGCATTCCGGGATACATGGCTCATCAACATGGGAGTCCGGCGATGA
- a CDS encoding response regulator, translated as MRHRILIVEDQPDIRKLITMTLEFGDYELHEAENGDDGYHKAIALQPHVMLLDVMMPGSMDGLQVCAKLKQAPGHRGTRIVMLTARGQQTDIEAGLKAGADAYLIKPFSPLELMDLVEDFIAAPTEAAA; from the coding sequence ATGCGCCACCGTATCCTGATCGTCGAAGACCAACCCGACATCCGCAAATTGATCACCATGACCCTGGAGTTCGGCGATTACGAACTTCACGAAGCGGAAAATGGTGACGACGGCTACCACAAGGCCATCGCACTCCAACCCCACGTGATGCTGCTGGACGTCATGATGCCCGGAAGCATGGACGGTCTGCAGGTCTGCGCTAAGCTCAAGCAGGCCCCCGGCCATCGCGGAACCCGCATCGTCATGCTCACCGCTCGCGGCCAGCAGACCGACATCGAGGCCGGGCTCAAGGCGGGCGCAGACGCTTATCTGATCAAGCCCTTCAGTCCCCTGGAGCTGATGGACCTGGTCGAGGATTTCATTGCGGCGCCCACTGAGGCGGCGGCCTGA
- a CDS encoding CHASE domain-containing protein: MNPTLYLSPALRALKLVPPWLIAAGVLVGGLAITGVAGLYSQESGHAAAQARFDGAVAQAIQAVERRMMNQEQLLRGGAALFNLNGTVSREQWRAYVGGIKLDETYPGLLGVGYTQRIPAGEMNAHVRAIRSEGYPEYAIRPDSPVREEYFSIIYLEPFWGRNLKAFGYDMFTEPTRRQAMERARDSGEVALSGMVTLVQEAKRDVQPGFLVYMPVYRRGLPRATVSERRDALQGFVYTPVRARDFLSNVLESSIRDVAIEIYDGETADPARLLYQSQRIDGNGGSLRTVHQLPLAGQIWTLRIATLPAFDAAFAHGQTSMVAAIGAILSSLLAYLVFNLTTNRNRAYDMARSMTSQLRDSESRLRSVLSSAADGILTIDASGTVESANPAALHIFGHSSETMRGALLKDLIDGHDADHLEHIVLTQGNAVTGSTRFEALARRAGGESFPVDVSLGITTSDGQRCYTLMVRDITDAKMAEAMLLLRERAIESSTNGIVIVDMNLPDNPVIYVNQGFEQITGYTYGEVIGRNCRFLQGEATSQSAIKELSSAIRESRPTTVLLRNFRRDGSPFWNELTISPVFDDAGRCTHFVGVQNDITTRIRAEEELQVRTARLDAIFAVSPDGFVAFDASGSITDVNPAFLRMTGLETPALLGTREDDFDTLMASLCDPATPYPPLGTGEPAGESSVSRQILRLRRPGERILERSIRMDPGGSLEKVAYFRDITRESEVDRLKSEFLSTAAHELRTPMASIYGFSELLLRRSYGADKQREMIGTINRQASILINLINELLDLARIEARAGKDFKFSPQSPHTLIVETASALRGTTGNVQIQLDVPEELPELNIDVEKITLCLTNVLSNAVKYSPGGGEIVLDTLCQGREDSTRFAIRVRDRGIGMTPEQLARVFERFYRADPSGNIPGTGLGMSLVKEIMEFHGGTVELQSVAGEGTTVTLWFPVAEGEILRLAA, from the coding sequence ATGAACCCGACCCTCTATCTCAGTCCCGCACTCCGGGCCCTGAAGCTGGTTCCGCCCTGGCTGATCGCCGCTGGAGTTCTCGTCGGCGGATTGGCAATCACGGGCGTCGCTGGCCTCTACAGCCAAGAAAGCGGCCATGCAGCGGCCCAGGCCCGCTTCGACGGCGCCGTTGCCCAGGCGATCCAGGCGGTGGAACGACGCATGATGAATCAGGAACAACTGCTTCGGGGCGGTGCCGCGCTTTTCAATCTCAACGGTACGGTATCCCGTGAACAATGGCGTGCCTATGTCGGCGGAATCAAGCTGGACGAAACCTACCCGGGCCTTCTTGGCGTGGGCTATACGCAAAGAATTCCGGCTGGCGAGATGAACGCCCACGTTCGTGCCATCCGCAGCGAAGGCTACCCGGAGTACGCCATCCGCCCTGACTCACCCGTGCGTGAGGAGTACTTCTCCATCATTTATCTCGAACCGTTCTGGGGCCGCAATCTGAAGGCCTTTGGCTACGACATGTTCACCGAACCGACCCGCCGCCAGGCGATGGAGCGGGCCCGCGACAGCGGAGAAGTCGCCCTGAGCGGCATGGTCACCCTGGTTCAGGAAGCCAAGCGGGACGTGCAACCGGGTTTCCTGGTCTACATGCCGGTTTACCGCCGGGGGCTGCCGCGGGCAACCGTATCCGAGCGCCGCGACGCGCTCCAGGGATTCGTCTATACCCCGGTTCGCGCCCGGGACTTCCTCAGCAACGTACTGGAATCGTCGATCCGCGACGTTGCCATCGAGATCTACGATGGGGAGACCGCAGACCCTGCACGGCTGCTCTACCAGAGTCAGCGCATCGACGGGAACGGCGGCAGCCTGAGAACCGTGCACCAGCTCCCCCTGGCGGGACAGATCTGGACCCTGCGCATTGCGACCCTGCCGGCATTCGACGCTGCGTTCGCCCACGGACAGACATCCATGGTGGCCGCCATCGGCGCCATCCTGAGCAGCCTCCTGGCCTATCTGGTCTTCAACCTCACCACCAACCGCAACCGGGCATATGACATGGCCAGATCCATGACGAGCCAGTTACGAGACAGCGAATCGCGCCTGCGCAGCGTGCTGTCGTCCGCCGCAGACGGCATCCTGACCATAGACGCGTCTGGAACCGTCGAATCAGCCAACCCTGCCGCACTGCATATCTTCGGGCACTCGAGCGAGACCATGCGAGGTGCTCTGTTGAAGGATCTGATCGACGGCCACGACGCGGACCACCTGGAACACATTGTCCTGACCCAGGGGAACGCAGTCACCGGCAGTACCCGCTTCGAGGCCCTCGCCCGGCGGGCAGGGGGAGAATCCTTCCCTGTCGATGTCTCCCTGGGCATCACCACGTCTGACGGCCAACGCTGCTATACCCTCATGGTGAGAGACATCACCGACGCCAAGATGGCCGAAGCCATGCTCCTGCTGCGGGAAAGGGCGATCGAGTCGTCTACGAACGGTATCGTCATCGTCGACATGAACCTCCCCGACAATCCGGTCATTTACGTCAACCAAGGATTCGAGCAGATCACCGGGTACACCTACGGCGAGGTGATCGGCAGAAACTGTCGCTTCCTGCAGGGGGAGGCAACCTCCCAGTCCGCGATCAAGGAGCTTTCAAGCGCGATTCGCGAGAGCCGTCCGACAACCGTGCTGTTGCGGAACTTTCGCCGGGACGGCTCGCCCTTCTGGAATGAACTCACCATCTCCCCCGTTTTTGACGATGCGGGCCGTTGCACCCACTTCGTCGGCGTCCAGAACGACATCACCACCCGCATCCGCGCCGAGGAAGAGCTTCAGGTCCGCACTGCCCGGTTAGATGCCATCTTTGCCGTATCGCCGGACGGATTCGTGGCTTTCGACGCCAGTGGCAGCATCACCGACGTCAATCCTGCGTTCCTGCGCATGACCGGCCTCGAAACCCCTGCACTTCTGGGCACCCGGGAAGACGATTTCGACACGCTGATGGCATCGCTTTGCGATCCGGCGACCCCCTATCCCCCCCTCGGTACCGGTGAGCCTGCGGGAGAGTCCTCGGTCTCCCGTCAGATTCTGCGCCTGCGTCGCCCCGGGGAGCGCATCCTGGAGCGCTCAATCCGCATGGACCCCGGGGGAAGTCTCGAAAAAGTCGCCTACTTCCGGGACATCACACGGGAGAGCGAGGTTGACCGCCTCAAAAGCGAGTTCCTTTCGACCGCCGCTCATGAATTGCGGACCCCCATGGCCAGCATTTACGGATTCTCCGAACTTCTGCTGCGACGGTCCTATGGGGCGGATAAACAACGGGAAATGATCGGAACCATCAATCGCCAGGCCTCCATACTCATCAACCTCATCAACGAACTCCTGGATCTGGCGCGAATCGAAGCGCGCGCCGGAAAGGATTTCAAGTTCTCGCCCCAGTCGCCGCATACCCTGATTGTCGAAACTGCCTCCGCCCTTCGCGGCACGACAGGCAATGTGCAGATCCAGCTCGACGTCCCGGAGGAACTGCCGGAACTGAATATCGACGTGGAGAAAATCACCCTCTGCCTGACCAACGTCCTGTCCAATGCCGTCAAGTATTCCCCGGGTGGCGGGGAAATCGTTCTGGACACACTCTGCCAGGGACGAGAAGACAGTACGCGATTTGCGATTCGCGTCCGTGACCGGGGGATCGGCATGACGCCCGAGCAACTCGCCCGGGTCTTCGAGCGCTTCTACCGCGCCGACCCCTCCGGGAACATTCCGGGAACCGGCCTGGGCATGTCCCTGGTAAAGGAGATCATGGAATTCCATGGGGGGACGGTCGAGCTACAGAGCGTGGCAGGCGAGGGAACGACCGTCACCCTTTGGTTCCCGGTTGCCGAGGGTGAAATTCTGCGCCTCGCCGCCTGA